In Glycine soja cultivar W05 chromosome 10, ASM419377v2, whole genome shotgun sequence, the genomic stretch CCAAGAGACACTGGTCCTGCGCatgtttaataaaatcattcaaaagCTTAGTTACAATTaatggtaaaaataattatattatatataagaaattttaggcaaaatatacatattgaaattgaaatggaaGTTTTGCGTTTTGGCATTACCAGGAGCAGGGAGTGGTGAACCCGAGGCTGCAAAATAAGTAAAGGCAAAAAAGTCACACACCTTAATTAATTAGCTTAATTGATAAACAAGATTAAGAATAAAATCTAGGATGAGTTAcactttatttttctataacttTTTAACTTACTTTCCTATATgtctttttattgttaaatattttgaagtttagattaaaataaataattctgtAATTACAATTTTAGTTATCGTTAATAAACATAGAAATAAGCCTAAtacaaataatgaaatttaaCATTTGTTATAACTTAAATTTCAGAAAATTTAGATAGTTGGATATTATTAGTGGAGAgagttaaaaaatagttttactcTCAAAGCAGTAATCCCTTCCTTCTTTGTTTTGTATGTTGAAATCCAGAAATATacattgaaatttataaaaacaattttccaacttttatccaaaaaaatcctaaaattaagtgtgtgtgtgtgtgtttttttacaagttaaaattaaattatgcatAAGGCAATCTATtgtgtgccttttcaaaatctgACTTTAACTTATctaactttaaatatttatgggagaagtttaatttatttgaattttcttttcttttttaacaagTTCTTATTAAGAGGACCTTAGTCATTAAAAagcataaacaaataaatttgaaaagtgTGAAAGATCGTTTGTcctaaaatgaagaaatttaccTTTGCATTGCACTGGGACACCGGCCATGTTGCATGCACGAGGGAGAGAAATGGCTAAGGTTCGATTGACGGGTATTCTGAAGGGAACGCTGCCAGTCACAATGAGACACAAACAATCCATGCCACCACTTGTGAGAGATTTAAGGGCACTGCAGCACTCCGTTGTTGGTGAGGTTCCATTGCCACTGCTATTAGTCAGAAAATTCATGCAAGGTGTGAAGAAAGTGCCTAGTATTGAAGCGTTACATGGCGTGCTGATTTGGCCATAGCTTGGTGCACCCATCACCATAGCCACCACGGCTATCACTAGAGCTTTGCAGCAAAGAGGCCCAAAACTTGCCATGTGTATTTTTCTCAAGTTATGCCTTGTGGGGTCCACtgggaattttaaaatttatgaaggCTTtaagatgtacaaagaaaaatgaGTCTTTGGGAGTTTTGATGGTTGGGTTGGAGAAGGATTAATTAGGGGAATTTATAGATGGGAGGCATAAAGAAGAGAAGTGAAGAATGGAACTTGGAAGAGTCAAAGTTGGTTTAGAAGCTCAACTACCATAACCAATCAACGTGaaatgaaagagtttgaagTAGGTAGGATTGGCGTGTTTGTGACCAATGCTGAAACAACTTTGGCTAAGCATTTTAAGCTCACCAAGTGGCATCCAAAACTTCCTACCCTGATTTTTGTGTCACAATGTTGGGTGCTTCTTTGAATTATTGTAGCTGATCATCTGCCAAGTCATGCAATGTCTTTGTTAGTTCAGCTGCTTGGGTGTATAATAACCGAATATCACACAATCTTCTagttctctttttttcctttgcttgttttaattttttttttatcggccctacattgtattttattttatttaggtcGTACCAATATAATATAACGATTGGTCTATCACAATTCACGGGAAATAGACCATAGGTGCACAAAACTACAAATTCTTCTACGCCAATTACTAAATGTATCTCCCTTATTGTTAAATGTACCTCTCTATTATTGTATCTCCCTTGTAAAACGTGTGCGCTCAATACGTGATGGGCGTGAAGATGATGAATGTGATCCGAAAGGAAAGAGCAAactatcaaagaaaaaaattaagaagggaaacaaaaaaaaaacattgccgaagaattcaaaaaaaaaaagtgacagtAAGAATAAGAACAAGTGAAAAGAGGAGAGAAGGATGAAAAAGAGATATTTGAACAGGTACTGAAACGAGTGAagaggaagaaaatgaaaaaatgatatgtaaataaaattattaacaaaagaataaagaaagggAGTGAGGTGTGTTTAACAATTATCctcttctaattattttttttttcttgatcttgcaTTAGTTTCGTACGTGCGATTTTTCTTCTCGATTTAATTTAGGCCCTTTTTAATTTGGATTCCacttgaaatataaaaatattgggcTAAGCCCAAACTTAACCACTACCCAATGACTTAACCCGTTACTGGGTACTTGCTATTTACACACTGATTTTGTTAAGTACACCCAAACTTAAATAGCATTGATCCAAACCTGCCTTTTAGGAAAACATAtttcagtggaaatttattcccaataatctaaattaagaaatacatatatatttattttgaataatctaatttaatcagttcaaccaatAAGCCTCTTGATCAAACCAATAACTCGTTAACTTTTTGATGCGTAATAACTAATAActcattaatttgatatttccGTTCAGTTGATAATCACTCTGAATCTGAGGTGATGATAttggttttaaatattattaattttgaaattcagtttaaaaaaattattttatattttaaggtcattaaattaaaaaaagacgtTTAAAACTagttataaaatcataaaaatgcaatttgctttttatttaataataaaaattgtgttaaaaaaagaCATCATAATTGCACACCAGACACCAGTGACCTTCTGATACAACTTACAAGAGACACTTGCACACGATAATTCCAAGAGAATTAATCCATAATGCTTTTGCTCAATTTCTCCGAAACTGCTTTAGTTACGTCTAAAATGCGACATCCCGTTTTCGCTTGAAGCAGTTCTGAGTTGTCATCCCGCAAATTTATTCTGTTCATATTGACAAGCTATACGATCCAAATTCAATAGATTAAGCGTAAAAAACACGCAGTTAGTTTTATGGAGTCATGTTTCAAAATCCATGGATATATTCTCAAACTTAACTGGTAACTAAAACGTCCACAAATTAAGTTCCCCCCTCTTCGGATGTTATAACCGACTCATATCGATCTGgaccaatatttttaaaatagctTATGACCACACTGGTGCAAAGTATTTAactgatattaaaaaatttcaaaatattattttataaattcttctgttctttttctcttaatttatttaaatcagACACTAAATTAACTCATGATTTTTTCGATTTCTATATAAAAGTTACTTGGATTTTTTTATGCAAGTTTAAGGGGTCCAAATGTCCGcgtttgaagtttgaactgCTTAAAAAATACCAAGGTGCCACCAAAAACCCAAATAGACCCCATTTGGTTTGAGATCGAGTTAGTAGTTCACCAACATAACTagccctttattttattttttttggtctgaATATTGTTTCCCTTACATCCCTATAAAAGCCCGTCCTTGTCAATATTCTGAATTGAAAGGATTCCACAAGAATTGCATCAAAGCACATTGGGATGGCAGCAGCAGGGAAAATGGAGATAGGTGTGGTTTTGGTGGTAATGATGATTAGCATGCTATGTGGAGGGACTAAGGCACAACAATCAAGTTGCACAAGTGCCTAAACTTCCCAACGGGGAACTCCTCCACCCCTTCTTCAGGGTGCTTGCCAGTGTTCTCAGGTCACAACCACAGTGCCAATGCCAGGTTCTTAACGGGGGAGGTTCTTCATTGGGACCTGGTGCCTGCAATGTGCAGACCCCACCCATCACTTAGTGTAATAATGGTATGATCATCATATTACCCAAATATCTAATTAAAATCACCAAGATAAGGTTCAATTCTAAATCTAATTCCTACTACtaatctttatatattatgtatgatttttttttaatcttcttaGAAATGTTATTTGGGATATTCTAACTCCCCACATTTccatccttctttctttttttcattattttccaACATTTAGTTaactttatattttcatatatcatgtttgatgtattaaaaaaaagtgtcaaaGTGTCCTTAACACTCTTTATTAgatatcataaatatatttttctctctttcactcCAGGTATTGACTAGCATTTAGTGTtcacaaataatttttcaacttaTACATATCtctatgataattaatttgcaTCATGTGTTTGTGAAAATTAGTTTTCAAGgacacaaaataaaatacaaaaaattagagTGGatgcaaagagaaaaagaagagtgcAAATAGAATTACCCATTAAAACTTTGGCAAAACTAAATATGGGCTACAAGGACTAGTTTCTTATTTGGCCCATCTCTAATTCTTTGTGAGCGGGAAAAGAATACTAGTTTGTTATTTAGGCTAAACATGATTGGCTGTGGGTCTCTATATATTTTCCTTGCGATTCTACTTGCACCGTTTTTCTTACATCTTCTTTAgtgttttggtatttttttttcttctaaaacgTCCATTTTTggaacattattttaaaaatagatagatatgttaaattttagtttttggaaTGTACTTGGTAAATTTCAGAAACTGGTTTCTgaaagtaactaaaaaaatttaacactcCCAAAAATTAAATTCCAAAAGTACTAAAATCATAGAATTATTAGAATATTGCTATCAAATCCAAATGCAAAATAGATTTTTAAGTTTGATTACGGAGCTACTGTCCTGTCAATGATTATCAGATCCAAATAATAGATGATGAATTTAGCCGGTAGTTGATGTAAAAAATTTGCTATCACCAATTAGTTTTCAAATAaacttttagaaattaatttctgAAAATGTTAAACTTTTAACACTTCGAAttgctaaaatatattttgagaatTAGTCTAGTATTTTTGACagaaatttaacaaaatgtTCAAGGGGTGTAAAGAGAAAAAGAGGGGCGGGGGCAATAGAACCCCcttagtttcttttttattgtcaatATTGACAGGTATGTTAATTCATCCATCTCTGTGTGGCAGAAAACAAACTCTAGACATGTTTAGTTGTGGAtctatgtagttttttttttacttaacttTTTGTTTCATAGTATGGTGTTTGATTGATTTTAACCACGTACCATTAaacatgtattatatttttttatcgataaatattaacttttattaGTGAGAGAATTCAAATCTAaaacctcttttttttcttttctccctttacctttaattcttttttttccaaCCATAAAATTAACCTTATATCTCCTAAACATGAGTTTTATAGTGCTTGGAGAGTTCGGTCACAGCAGGGGTTCTATGTTGTGTTGGGACTTTTTGGGTTGCTGCAAGATTGAAATAGAGAAAGAAGTATAAATGctttgattaagaaaaataaaggaggTCAAACAAGGGTTTATAATATGAGAATCTCCTTGTACTGTTGATTTACATTATTGGTTTTCTGTTGCTGATCCGTCATAGAATCGGGCTTCAATTTTTGCATTGGTGGTCTTTTTTGTTCTTAGTGCTCTTTATTTGGGAAACATAGGTCAACAGTTACCGCGCTGCAGGCTCAATTGCTTGTAACGAACTTAACGGATCTTGTCTTGACCCATCTTGTGCTTCAACTcaagtttattataaaaaaaatcagaaccaCAAAAACATAATgactatatataaatatatttatcgacaaaaatatatagatatatatttatcaataaatattaattattattatttttttgttaaccgGAGATTATGAGTCACAATGTAAATTTATTGTAATTGTGTACCTAGCGGCAATGTGCAGCTACCATATAGGCTGCTTGCAGATTATCATCAATTCGACTGTGTCTCAGAAAATGATATCTCTCCAAAATggcattctttcctttttgaTGTTTTGCTTTCCTGCCTATTGAATTACTAATTGGTCCCACTTgatttcttttgtcttttaacTTCTTTATCGTATCGTTTTCGCAATTCATTTTTTGAATGGACAAGGGATGTTAAATATGgtgcaaattatttttttcgtaTGACCCACATCTACATGGGATTTGAGAGCTAGCTACAAACAAGGCTTGGATTATAACTTCATTATTTGGTCAAAATCAACCTTTCGTTATGACAAGTAacctttcctttcctttttttctctcgAATTTTTCAACCATCCTTCTCTATTTGAAGATTGGAGCTTCTCCTAGCTTtatgattttaacttttttagacattttcaaagaaatatgttttagttatcattcataaattaaaaagtatagttTAAGTAAATTATCTTAAGATTTTGTAAGATCACACAAATTCTTCATGTTTCCGTTTACTGCAACCTCCCTTATAAGAGAATACGCTGTAATATTTCAAACAATTAAGAGGGCTATATAATATGAGCCACgtcagtataatttttttcaaacaattaaaatgattaatgtgagtgtaaaaaaaatagaaagtattTGTAGAATCTCACAAGATGCCAgtgtaatttactattttttatgcaaGTATAAATTTCTTTTACTGTTAAATGATTAGAAAATGCTGTAAAAGTcacttttgaaataattattataaaaataaacagcatttattatgataatttataatttatggtaatgtaaaattaatacattttatttaaattctaaattaaaatatgcaaaTGGCATTTCAACTTTCGTAATTAGAAATCAACGACAATAAATTAAATGTCCTTTATATGACATATGGTAATGTTAAATAGTAATTACTTAATGCACATTCTGTTGCTCCTTAAAGTATTTCCAATGGTTAACTAAATTGGAGtagattattttgattatgaaTCTTACCGTGTCACATTAATTTTAAGAATCTAAACAATTGTTTACTAATAATTCTATTCAATAACTTAAAATGAGTCTCACAAATTATTTCTcatgtttaaaattttcatttacatttatttttgtttcatcttaACTTTTAACTTATCTTTATTAGCTcatctatcatttttatttttgtccccTGTTCTACACAATCCCAAAATGTTGTTCCTCCAGAAAGTGAGTTGTTTCTTAAGTGttaatttatcttaatttaCTGATAGCTCATTCATCACACAGCCTCAAGAaagtttttttatcatcaataaatattatttattaatttattaatttttgttaataagataaattaaactcataattttttttctctttttttaatcattggaTTAATCTTATATCTCTGAGTTTTAATGTAGTGAGTTTTTCCTCCAATAACGACCTACCAAACTCTATAATGGTGGAAATGTAACTAAAAGACTCtatcttatataataaaatgaagTTAAGAAATAATTGATAGAGATAGTACATATCTTAAAGTGGTTAAGTTTAagatatttattacttttttgtctttatctttgaTTACCAAGGAAAATAACCTGTGGAGTGTTGAGTCTTAAATTGGCATTGGACTATTCCAGATCATCCTTCTTATATATGTACccattcttattatttattgtttatttttaacatttttccatttttctatgtttttcaactgtaaaaaatacacaacattTAAACTCATTTTGTGATCTTCATCGCTCAACAACAAAGAAAGTCCAGTCTCTCACTTTGATTCTcactaaataaaagataattatattcATTCATTCACTTTGTCTTCCATCCCCTTTTTCACGCccattttttcttcatatttcttttttttactcatctcatctttcacttttttttcttttttctttctctttcttacgTTTATGCATCCCATTAGAGTGTATATTgaacatttttcataaataaaaatggtTTTACTTACACTTTATCTTTTGAAATGTCTCCCTATATCCttctctttttcacctgaatcACCTTATATATGTGCACGCGAAGAGGAATATTGAAGTCTCCCTCGGGTTCGGTTCACGCTGTTCGTaagaaatacatttttttttatatataacagaagtacatttttaataaagaaatatgcattactaaaaaaaatctatatgtaGCATGTTTAAGTGGAATTTAATTCTAAAGCCAAGGTGgtgataagaaaataaaactttagTAAATGCGGatttatacacattttttaaatgatgagATATCAAAAGTAtaaatctatttttaatatgatGTCAACTGtcactattttaattaaagagAAATGTGTTTTAAAGAAATACTAATGTGATGGAAACAAatacaagaaattaaattaagatttttgttttacttcTAATACTAAACCTGAAATTATTgaaatcaatgaattttttaatttttttacatttttgttttcgtttccgtttgtgtgtgtgtctctAATGTAAGATTTCAACACATTGCTCACGCTTAAATCAGACAAAATAGAAGTAAGGTCAGGTCCCTGTAACCTAAAATCTGATAAGAGACCAATAGGGTGGTTGGTTTAATTATGATGTAGACCCTTTCATGGTTAAGTTtggttcttcttttttttttaatagagctTAACAGAGACGAgtgaggaaagaaaaaaaggatatgATCTCTTGTATATATTTAGATTCAATTCTTCTAATTAGaggacaaaatatatttataattattgattaaaaattaattgttgagattttaataagataaatatacatgtataataaattataaaaattattaaaatgtcaatcattttttttttcaattaagtataataattacacattttactaaataaatacacttttattattttaaaagagtcGGATCCAATATTTGACATTGACATGATTCTCTTTCTCTCAATAACATATATAGAGAATGTTActtatacaataatttatataataatttgtacaataatactttttttttgtcgaTATCTCTCttacatataatttattaattaatttcataatgataaagagaaatagacacacataaaatatctataaattgtTTTATGAATTATTGTATGTGTATTACATTTCTATTATTTACAATGATTTAATATTCATTCTTCAGCTTGTCGATATAATAGacgtgaaaataaattaaattgtgttatgtattcttttagtttttaattgttagattctttttttttgtagtcaagaagtatttttttatgtataatagTCACACCCAGATTTTATTTAATACCCAACTAATTATCTTTTactaaattaacttattttaaaataaaatgatacttCCAATcatatttcaattcatttccAAGCTGGGCATTAATCTCTAGTTCTGCTAGTTAATTAACACAACTATACATGCACCCTGTATATTGAAGTACCTTGTGCTATCAAATATCAATGAATCATGCATCTTTTCTTCTTGCGAATTTATCAAGAGGAAAGTAGTAATATATACTGCGATCTGCTTAGTCCCGGGACTAAGTTGTGAAGCCTATATACTGCGAATTTATGAAGCTGGGCCCATTTCTTGTTACGCCATCTTTACCTATATATTTTGCAGCTATTATATACCCCAGTCTAAGTTGTGAAGCACATTGGGGAACACAAAAATCCAatgataaaagagaaagaaataactTTATATCTCAACCATTATCTTAATTCTTCGGCACGGGGACAATAAAGCATCAATTGCTTTACCACCTGCttttgaaagtaaaataaatacaaatgagAGTTGGAATTATTTCTGATGTGTAGAAAAAGACCTTATATCTTCAAGTCCCTGGATATATAGACTAAAATAAGTTATGGTCGCTTAATAGAAAAACCTGCCTTCTTTAACAATACTCGATCGAAAATAACTGATGTGGACTGCACCCTTCTTTAGTTTATGTCTATAGCGCGACTTAGTTGGAATCCAAATTAAGATTAGATGCAgcccctttttttattattaagtagATGCAACTGATATGGAAGTTTTTCTTTTGAGTTCAAATGATTATCATGGGTCTACTACCATTTCACCAGCTTCTGAGCTTTAAACTTGTTGATCCATCATTACAAATCAGATAACCTGTAATGGTCCTAAATCCTAAATAGTATTAttgttttacttatttattaaattgatcaataaaaccaaaaataaaatgttgataaataattcattcataaaaaaacaattgaattCCCTCTTGAGTGATAAATGATTATCAGCTCCTCCCCTACTACCAAAGGTCGTTAATTACTTGTGACTATCTATTAGGGTTAAACATTTTTATGCCttaaaaaagcacaaaaaaactTCCGCCTTCAAGCTGCAATTACCATATATCTACACATTCTTCAATGAACAAGGTTTGTCATAAAGTTTTTTctaaatgaatcaatttaaaaaatatatatattaaaattctaaTAATCATCCACACCGATGATCatcatgtaaaataattttatatcaacctttaatcataatttattattaatatgatttttaattaaaataattattataaaaatttaaaaaattatcatacataataatttataatgagATAATGGAATAATACTGTAAGATAATAATGAatagtttttttcttatattaaaaacacacaaaaactgtttttcagatttttattttttaaaaaatgaaaagttggAGCCAAAAGAACTTAttgctttattaaaaaaacacacatatataacaattcatacaattatttaaacaatgttattttttgtatttatttctgTTCATCATTATAACGTAATAAATAATGTGCGGGAAAGAaaccagcaaaaaaaaatattattataaagattattatatgaattgttgtacaaataatatttttctcaatGAAATGTTTGGATATGACTATTTCCAAACTGAAAATCCAACCATAAATGCATAGCTTGTCACTATTTGGTCAAGATTCATATGaaagttgattttgttgatcTTATAAGAAATGATCTTATCTCCTCCGAACACTTGGCAGTTTTTCCTAGCATTATTATGATTGTCGAAAGATGATGTACCTGCTGCTAAAAGCTTTGGAGACTATAACGCAGACcagagaaacaaaacaactaCAAGACATGGCTGTCACAGAAATGTGAGTTTTATTTCTAAGCGATGTTGATCATGGTAAGCGTCTAAGCGAGAACTAATTTGTAGATTTACCCAAATGTCACATCGAAACGAGGGTAacattattatatcatgcatTACTTGCACCAAACCCGTATATGGAGGTGCCTATGAAAATTAGATCTAAGACTTCTAGTACAAACCAAGGACAGTGCAACAAGAACAAGGTGGTGTCTACTCGTAGTCTCATCAAAGTTCGTGTTCTAATCGAGAGAATTGAAAtgatatataagtaaattttatctTGCATAATCCTAACAAGAACAAAGACACAAGTGGCTGAGTTTAATTCTGACGTGGGTTCAAACAAGAGCCAAGTCAACATGGTCCTACCGTTTGGTTAGGCTTCTAACTTCAAAATATATACAGAAGAAGAGAGGATCCATGTTGAAAATTACATCAACTCGTTTTAAATAgcaaaattaattagaaaaatgattaaataaaaaatgaaattagactatactttaaatttagttctcttttaattttttatccgtGATTTTAGACTTTAAAAAGAATTAGtctttatattataagttttattttttatatttaattaattatattatttatttttatgctaccttaaatgaatatattatatttagagctcaattgaaaaataataatatataacattaattattataccaaagtaaaatacaaaactaaaattaaatcacaaattaagaattaaagagagacaaaattttataatttaaccacagataatatatatacttttttactGGAGTTTTGTTGgacctttttgttttcttctgtgaaaatttaattgaaccAAATTGGTAAtacattatattaatatttattttctttataaccccagataactttttatttcaaaaattatataaatttattatttaacttattcttttataatttaatttagtagCAACAGTTCATTTCTATTATTCTTTTACTCTCTccgattttaaatataataaaaaataggtttttatcttaaatatataaaaaaatcaactaattTTATCGCATTTAATACTATTATCTCTAATAtatcattgatttatttgagattttagtttcaataactatttttttattctaatatcaatttttaat encodes the following:
- the LOC114370625 gene encoding non-specific lipid-transfer protein-like protein At2g13820, whose product is MASFGPLCCKALVIAVVAMVMGAPSYGQISTPCNASILGTFFTPCMNFLTNSSGNGTSPTTECCSALKSLTSGGMDCLCLIVTGSVPFRIPVNRTLAISLPRACNMAGVPVQCKASGSPLPAPGPVSLGPSPSPASAPSAPSGFTPTPSPQASTVLPSPTSPSLAPQSDTTTPSLLTPPSPSADSGNPSVPTGSGRTNLSPSSAMTSYSVSPSLLFIALGFALLKYY